The following proteins are encoded in a genomic region of Gimesia algae:
- a CDS encoding aldehyde dehydrogenase family protein — protein sequence MKMFCAGQWQETSKTINVINPFDQSVIDTIPQGSGDDVLKAVSVLEQGARIMKSMTAYDRSLILQKASELMLERKDDFARTISLEEGKILAESQVEAIRSAEVIRLSGEEARRMTGEMIPLEGNAGGQNKLGFTLRVPCGIVAAITPFNFPLNLVCHKVGPAIAAGNAILIKPASDTPLSALKLTELLLEAGLPKEAIACITGPGGEIGRAICTDSRIRKISFTGSYEVGTQICEMAGLKKVTMELGSNSPVIIMDDADLEKAAMAVSMAGYANAGQVCISAQRILTSSAIKSDFVDLLKSKVDALHTGNQLEESTKIGPMVRESDATRVEQWVNNAVSQGARLVTGGTRQGAIYAPTILDNTKPEMQVEKDEIFGPAVALSYFDDIEHAIQMANNTTYGLSAGIFTQDLDRAMKFAREVESGNLHINWSSQWRADAMPYGGLKHSGTGKEGPKYAIQEMSEEKMVIMHLTD from the coding sequence ATGAAAATGTTTTGCGCGGGACAATGGCAGGAAACCTCAAAAACAATCAATGTGATCAACCCCTTTGACCAGTCAGTCATTGATACGATCCCGCAGGGGAGTGGCGACGATGTTTTGAAAGCGGTCTCGGTTCTGGAGCAGGGTGCCCGCATCATGAAATCCATGACCGCTTATGATCGCAGTCTGATCCTCCAGAAAGCGTCTGAATTGATGCTGGAGCGAAAAGATGATTTCGCACGGACCATCAGTCTGGAAGAAGGCAAAATTCTGGCAGAGAGTCAGGTCGAAGCAATTCGCAGTGCCGAAGTGATCCGACTGTCAGGGGAAGAAGCCCGGCGCATGACGGGGGAAATGATTCCCCTCGAAGGGAATGCTGGCGGACAGAACAAACTCGGGTTTACCCTGCGTGTTCCCTGTGGAATCGTGGCCGCCATTACCCCTTTTAATTTCCCTTTAAATCTCGTCTGCCATAAAGTTGGCCCCGCCATTGCAGCCGGGAACGCGATCCTCATCAAACCGGCCAGCGATACCCCATTGTCGGCGCTCAAGTTGACCGAGCTTCTGCTGGAAGCCGGTTTGCCCAAAGAAGCGATCGCCTGTATTACCGGCCCGGGAGGGGAAATTGGTCGCGCCATTTGTACTGATTCCCGGATTCGCAAAATCAGCTTCACAGGCAGCTATGAAGTGGGAACTCAAATTTGCGAAATGGCGGGATTGAAGAAAGTCACCATGGAACTCGGGAGTAACAGCCCCGTCATTATCATGGATGACGCTGACCTGGAAAAGGCAGCAATGGCAGTCAGTATGGCGGGGTACGCCAACGCCGGTCAGGTCTGTATCTCTGCCCAACGCATTCTGACTTCTTCCGCGATCAAGTCTGATTTTGTCGACCTGTTAAAATCGAAAGTCGATGCCCTGCACACCGGAAACCAACTGGAAGAATCGACAAAAATTGGCCCGATGGTTCGTGAATCTGACGCCACGCGTGTTGAACAATGGGTCAACAACGCGGTCAGCCAGGGCGCGCGACTGGTAACAGGGGGAACACGGCAAGGCGCTATCTATGCCCCGACGATTCTGGATAACACCAAACCTGAGATGCAGGTCGAAAAAGATGAGATCTTCGGCCCTGCAGTCGCACTGTCTTACTTCGATGATATCGAGCATGCGATTCAAATGGCCAATAATACAACTTACGGACTGTCAGCTGGTATCTTTACACAGGATCTCGACCGGGCTATGAAATTTGCCCGTGAAGTGGAGAGTGGCAACCTGCATATCAACTGGTCCAGCCAGTGGCGGGCTGATGCAATGCCATATGGCGGATTAAAGCACAGTGGGACAGGAAAGGAAGGCCCTAAGTATGCGATCCAGGAAATGAGCGAAGAGAAAATGGTGATCATGCACCTGACAGACTGA
- a CDS encoding metallophosphoesterase family protein: protein MMDQSTQKGRTIAIGDIHGCDVALGTILYHLELTGEDTFICLGDAVDRGPGTKHVIEILLDLKATCKLIMIKGNHEEMMLDGLQGGHWESIWLQHGGKEAIDSYGGRYDLIPEEHRIFMATALDYYETETDIFVHATAVPGVPLEDLTNQELRWDRITGEEEPDPSGRRIICGHTAQKSGKPLVYDGWACLDTAAYRGNYLTAIDLHTNELFQAKQSGKYRDGKTLERYLIK from the coding sequence ATGATGGATCAATCGACACAGAAAGGACGGACTATCGCAATCGGTGATATTCACGGTTGTGATGTTGCGCTGGGTACGATTTTGTATCACCTCGAATTGACGGGGGAGGATACCTTTATCTGTCTGGGGGATGCGGTTGACCGGGGGCCTGGTACCAAACATGTGATTGAGATTCTTCTGGATCTGAAAGCCACCTGTAAGCTGATCATGATTAAGGGCAATCATGAAGAGATGATGCTGGATGGCCTGCAGGGTGGCCACTGGGAATCAATCTGGCTGCAACATGGCGGCAAGGAAGCAATCGACTCCTATGGCGGTCGCTACGATCTCATACCAGAAGAGCACCGAATTTTTATGGCGACTGCCCTGGATTATTACGAGACAGAGACAGATATTTTCGTGCATGCGACGGCTGTTCCTGGTGTTCCTCTGGAAGACCTGACAAATCAGGAACTCCGCTGGGATCGGATCACAGGCGAGGAAGAACCGGATCCCTCCGGACGTCGGATCATCTGTGGGCACACGGCACAGAAATCAGGAAAGCCACTCGTCTATGATGGTTGGGCCTGTCTTGATACTGCTGCCTACCGGGGAAACTATCTGACCGCGATCGACTTGCACACAAATGAGCTCTTTCAGGCCAAACAGTCAGGAAAATACCGGGATGGTAAAACACTGGAACGCTATCTGATTAAGTAA